AATACTCTCATCATATTTTGCTTCTATTTCGCTTATTTCCTGTAAAATTTTTTGCCTTTTGTCATCAGACAGATAGGACTTTCTAGAAAACACCTGCGTATTAATTACAATTCCTTCCATGCCAGAAGGAACTTCAAGCGATTCATTTTTAACATCTTCACCTGCACGTCCAAAGATAGCATGCAATAACTTTTCTTCGGGAGACAATTCACTCCTGCTCTTTGGAGCAATCTTGCCAACCAATATGTCTCCAGGCTTTACCTTTGTTCCAATTCGTATTACACCATTTTCATCAAGATTACTTAACGCTTTTTCAGAAACATTGGGAATGTCACGAGTAAATTCCTCCCTTCCCAATTTTGTCTCACGAATTTCCACCTCAAACTCATCTCTATGTATGGAAGTAAATCTGTCATCCTTAAGTAACGCCTCGCTAATCACTATAGCATCTTCAAAATTGTATCCATCCCAGGTCATAAAGGCCACCAATACATTTTTGCCTAAACTTAACTCGCCCCTGCAAGTGGCGGCTCCATCAGCAATCACCTCTCCCCTTTTTACCTTTTGGCCTTCTGCAACAATGGGTTTTTGATTCAAACATGTACCTTCATTTAATCCCACAAATTTTCTCAGGTTATAGATATCCCTATCATCGATGACAATTTCATCGGCTGTTACTTTTGTTACAATCCCAGCATTCATCGCCTGGATCGTCATACTTGAATTTTGTGCAACAAATCGTTCCATACCAGTAGCTATTATTGGTGGCTCTGTTTTTAATAGTGGAACTGCCTGCCTTTGCATATTAGAACCCATCAGTGCCCTATTCGCATCGCTATGCTCAAGGAAAGGTATCAGGCTGGCTGATACTCCTACCAATTGTTTAGGAGAAACATCCATGTAATTTACATCTTTAAAATTCGCCTGATGAAAATCACCATTATATCTGCATAATACACTCTCCTTTTCTACTTTCTCCTTACCACTCATTAACACATCCGCTGGAGCTATTAATTTATTTTCTTCTTCGTCTGCACGAAGATACGTTATTTTATCAGCAATCTTTCCTTTATCAATTATACGATACGGGGTAATCAAAAAACCATATTCATCCGTTGTTGCATAAATGCTCAGGGATGCAATTAAACCTATATTAGTACCTTCAGGCGTCTCGATTGGACAAACCCTACCGTAGTGAGATACATGAACATCTCTCACTTCGAAACCTGCTCTCTTTCTGTTTAATCCGCCAGGCCCTAATGCACTTAACCTTCTTTCGTGGGTTAACTGCGCCAGAGGATTTGTCTGATCCAATACTTGGGACAGTTCACTCCGGCTAAAGAAATAGTCTATCGCTGAAAAGATAGCTTTAGAATTCACAAGGGAACGTGGTGTTAATTGTTCGGAATCTTTTACACTTAGTCTTTCCTGCACAGTTCGCCTTAGTTTTAAAAAACCCTTTCGTAACTCTTCCCCTGCCAGCTCATCAATGGTTCGAAGCCTTCGATTCCCCAAATTATCAATATCGTCTACAGATGCCCCAGCCTCACCTTTGCGTAATTTCATTATATACCGTATGGCCTCTACATAGTCTTCCTTTTGCAGCGTCATCTCGGTTTCATTAATATTGTGCCCCAGCTTCCTGTTCAGCCTAAATCTTCCCACCAACCCCAATCTATATCGCTTTATATCGAAGAACTTATCATAAAATAGCTGCCTCGCTTTTTCTACCTGCTGCGGATTTCCTGGACGAAACCGTGCATAAATTTTTAACAGGGCATCTTCATGGGATTTCGTAAAATCAGATTCCAACGAATTCAATATCAATGGATCTTCCATCTTCTTAATTACTTCAATCTTCTTGATTTCCAAATCCGTAATTGTCTTTATCAGTGTATCGGAAATCTGGCGACCCGCCTCAAGAACAATTTCTCCCGTTTGAGGATTCACGATCTTGTCAACAGTATACCTGCCTCTTAATTTTGTAGCCGAGGCAAAATCTGTTATTTTTACTACTTCCGTTTCATAGAAGAGCCTGATAATATCTTCATCATTCGTATATTCCTCTGACAAAGCCCTCAGGAAACAGGTAGCCGGCAACTTTCCGCTCTGATCGATTTTTACCGTAAGACTATCCTTTTTTCCTACTTCCAATTCGATCCAACTCCCTCTCTCTGGGATAATTCTGCACGAATGCAACCTTTTTTCAGCATGAAATTCCTCGATAAAGTCTATCCCCGGCGAGCGGTGCAACTGAGTGACAATCACCCTCTCAGTCCCATTAATAATGAATTCGCCGCCACCTATCATAACCGGTATCTCGCCCAAGTATACTTCTTCCTCAATGGGTTCGGCTCTATTCAATCTCAGCCAAATCCGAAACGGGCAACCATATGTTAACCGTAATTGTCTGCACTCATCTTGCGTATATCGTGGTTTCCCAAGATCGTATTTGATATAGTCCAAAGACATCGTTCCATCATAGTTACTTATTGGGAATATCTCTCTCAATATCGCTTCGATTCCATGATTCTTTCTTTTAGAGGCAGGCACATCCGCTTGCAAAAAATCACCATACGCCTTTGTCTGAATCTGAACAAGATTTTGGATCTCTATCACCTCTTCAATTTTGCCATAATTACGGATTTCCATAATATCCCCGTGTTTTTAAGTTAGAAAATACAAATTATTATTTAATTTCTACCTTAGCGCCTGCATCCTCAAGCGATTTCCTAATCTTCTCTGCTTCCTCTTTCGAAACCCCCTCTTTAACCGTCTTAGGAGCACCTTCAACAAGGTCCTTGGCCTCCTTTAAACCCAGATTCGTTTCAGCGCGAACAGCCTTAATCACCTGGATTTTGTTTGCACCCCCATCCTTCAGAATAACATCAAATGCGGTCTTTTCCTCTGCAACTGCCGCTTTACCTTCTGCTGCAACGGCTGCTACCCCAACCGGCATGGATGCAACTGCTGCCGCAGAGACACCAAATTTCTGTTCAAACGCCTTAACGAGTTGTGAGGCTTCCAGCAATGTCATTCCCGCCACCAAATCCAGCACTTGAGCAATTTTGCCGGAAGGCTCAACTGTCTTTTCTTCACCTACCTGAGTCATTTTAATCCTCCTACCTTTCAGGAATCCTGCAAAAACTATTCACCACTTTTTTCTTTTTTATCTTTAACTGCCTGGAATACCGTTACCAGGCTACGCAAAACAGCATTAAAAGCACTTGCAACCCCTACGATGGGTGCATTGATACCTGTTATTACCTGTGTGCGAAGTACCGGCATACTTGGAAGCATTGCCAGATTATTTATATCATCAACAGAAACTGTCGCCCCTTCAACAAATCCACCACGCAAACTCAAAAAAGGTATTTTTTTCGACCACTCCAGGGTTTCTTTTGCCATGATTACCGGATCTTCCCCACCGGTTATTACCGCTGAAGGACCACGGAGCATGTCAATAATCTCCGTAACTTTTAGCTCTTTAAATGCAATCGCTGCAAGTGAATTTTTAACTATTTCCAGGCAAATCTTCTTTTTTCGCAAATCTTTTCGCAACCGATCGAATTCTAATGCTTTTATCCCCTGATAGTTCACTACCAAATAATTGTTTGTATTGCGGTAGTTGGAAACCAATCCCTTTACAACAAGTTCTTTTAATTCATTTGCCATTGCTTTATTTCATTCCCTTCGCATTTGTTTCTAACCCTAAATCTGTACCATTATTCCAGGGCTCATTGTTGAAGATACTGAAACCTTTTCCAAAAACACCCCTTTTGCTGAGGCCGGACGTGAGTTGATAATATGCTTAATAAACGTATTTATATTATCCTCTAAATCTTTTTCTGAAAACGAAACCTTCCCAACTATGGTATGGACGTTTCCTCCCGCATCAGTTCTGTACTCAATTTTACCTGCCTTAAACTCCTTTACAGCCGTTTCAATGTTATCTGTCACCGTCCCCGACTTAGGCGAAGGCATCTTACCCTGCGGCCCTAGAACCCTACCAAGTTTACCTACCAACCTCATCATATCAGAAGCTGCAATTGCAACATCAAAATCAGCCCATCCGCCCTCAACCTTTTTTACTAATTCTTCAGCCCCAACCTCATCCGCACCTGCTTTTTTTGCTATTGCAGCCTTTTCACCGGCAGCAAAAACAATTACTTTAAGACTTTTACCAATACCATTGGGCAACGAAACAGACCCTCTGACAAGTTGATCCGATTGCTTCGGGTCAATACCCAGTTTCATTGCAACCTCAACGCTTTCGTCAAATTTCGCCGATTTAAAAGACTTAAGCAACTTAACGGCTTCTTTTAAATCGTACTTTTTCCCTGAATCTACAATATTCCAGGACTCTAAATATCTCTTGCTTCTTTTTGCCATCTGCATACTTTCCTTTCAAACAGCCAAAACATGCACTTTTATGGAAATTAGTCTACCACCTTAATTCCCATATTGCGGGCAGTTCCTTCTACTACTTTTATAGCAGCATCCAAATTATCAGCATTCAAATCAGCCAGTTTTTTACTTGCAATTTCTTTTAATTGTTGCATAGTTACCTGCCCCACCTTTTGCTTGTTTGGCTCAGAAGAGCCTTTCGCAATGCCAGCCAGTTGCTTTAACAACACTGAGGCAGGGGGAGATTTTAAAACAAATGTAAATGTTTTATCCTTAAAAACCGTAATCTCTACCGGTGTCAAAACACCTTGTAAATCTTTTGTCTTGTCATTAAATTGCTTTACGAATTGCCCTATATTTACTCCATGCTGACCAAGAGCTGGTCCTACTGGTGGTGCTGGGGTAGCCTGCCCTCCCGGACATTGTAGTTTAATCTTTGCCAAGATCTCTTTTGCCATCTTATACTCCTACTATCAAATTGCCTCAACCTGCCAATATTCCAACTCAACCGGAGTTGCCCTGCCAAACACCGTAAGCATTATTTTTACACGACCGCTGGCTGGTAACACTTCTTCAACAATCCCGTCGTAATTTTCAAATGGCCCTTCCTTAACTCTTACCTTCTCACCTTCTCTGAATTCAATCTTTGCCCGGGGTTTTTCTTCTTTATGCTCAACGTCAGACAACAGCTTCTCCACTTCGTAGCTCGCCATAGGCACCGGCTTGTTCTGCCCACCAATAAAATCGCCGGCACCAGGTGTTTCGCGGATCAGAAACCAAACTTCCTTCGGTATCTGGCCATGCTCATCTACCTCGACCTCGGCCATTATATAACCCGGATATATTTTTCTTTCTGTTATCCTTTTCTTACCACCCTTAATTTCCGAAACCTTCTCACTGGGAACCAAAACATTCGTGATTAACCCTTCTAAGCCACGCGCCTTAATGAGCTCTATCAAACTATCCCTTACTTTGTCCTCTTTATTGCTCTGAACGCGTAAAACAAACCATTGCTTAGACATTTTAATATTTAAACCTATAGAAAAAAACCACAAAAAGCACCCTATAACCACTGCAAGACAAAGATTAATCTGCGTTATTTAATCACGAGGAAGGAATCAAAAGAATTGACAGTCTGAGGAGCATCCAAAACTCATCATCATTGCCACACTGGGACGTAATACCCATCCTTTCACCCAAGCCACCGACATACATTACATTAAAGCACGCCAATGTACTCCATTACCACAGACACAAACCAATCAACACCCAATATAAACATTCCTATTACAATAACTGACACGATAACAACCGCCGTAGAACCAACCAACTCATATCTTGTTGGCCATGAAACTTTTTGAAGTTCACCCTGAGTATCAATGAGAAATTCAACCGTCTTTTTACCGCTATTATCTAAAGGCCTAATTCCCGTCTCAAAACCTACGACAAAAATACCAATTAAAAAACCCAAAAAAACAAAAAGCAAAAAGGCACACACTAGCCCCCAAGACAAACTAATGTCAATTAACGGAATCCTCGCACTTCCGGCAACATTTGGCAAGTCTATCAAAACATTATACAGCGAGACAGAAGCAAACAACGCAAGGATGCCTAATGCAATTCCTACGGCAATTCTGCTATATACCCCAAACCCTTTTCTATAAACCCCAAAAAACGACATCTTGTAATCTCTTTATATATGGCAGGTCTGGAGGGACTCGAACCCCCAACGGCCGGATTTGGAGTCCGGTGCTCTACCAATTAGAGCTACAGACCTTTATTTTAATGCGAAAACAATTTAATCAACATAAAGCAAAAATCTACTTCTTGTATTCTTTGTGATCTGTGTGCTTCCTGCAATACCTGCAAAACTTCTTCAGCTCCAACTTTTCTGTTTGTTGTGTCTTTTTAGGCGTTCTATAATTCCTACTAGAACATATTTTACACACCATAGTCACATATTCACGCATCGCATATTCCTGAGTTTTTATTCAATAATTTTTGTAACGACGCCGGCGCCGACAGTCTTTCCACCCTCCCGGATAGCAAACCTCAACCCCTCATCCATCGCTATCGGTGTCAGCAACTCCACATTTACCTTCACATTATCACCAGGCATCACCATCTCTGCACCACCCGTCAAGCTTACCACCCCCGTCACATCCGTCGTCCTGAAATAGAACTGCGGCCTATACCCATTAAAAAATGGTGTATGCCTGCCACCCTCTTCCTTCGTCAATATATATGCCTCTGCCTCATACTTCCTATGCGGAGTTATACTCCCCGGTTTCGCCAACACCTGACCCCTCTCCAAATCATCCTTCTCTATACCTCTCAGCAACACCCCAAGGTTGTCTCCCGCCTGCCCCTCATCCAACGTCTTATTAAACATCTCCACCCCTGTCACTACAGACTTCTTAATCTCCGGCCTTATCCCTACGATATCCACCTCATCGCCAACCTTCACCTTACCCCTCTCCACCCTCCCAGTTCCCACTGTACCCCGTCCTTTGATACTAAACACATCTTCCACCGACATCAAAAACGGCTTATCTATCTCTCTTACTGGGTCGGGAATATATGCATCCACTGCCTCCATCAACTTCAACACAGGTCCGCAATTCGCGCACGTCGCCGCCCCACACCCGCACTCATTCGCCTTGAGCGCCGACCCCCTGATCACCGGTATCTCATCCCCGGGGAAATTGTACTTACTCAACAACTCGCGAACCTCCATCTCCACCAAATCCAACAACTCCTTATCCTCGAGCATATCCACCTTGTTCATAAACACCACAATCCTCGGCACCCCAACCTGCCTCGCCAGCAATATATGCTCCCGCGTCTGCGGCATTGGCCCATCCGGCGCACTCACCACCAGTATCGCACCATCCATCTGCGCCGCTCCGGTTATCATATTCTTCACGTAATCCGCATGCCCAGGACAATCAACATGCGCATAATGCCTCTTTTGCGTCTCGTACTCCACATGTGATATCGCTATTGTTATACCCCTCTCCCTCTCCTCCGGCGCCTTGTCTATCGAATCATACGCCCTCTCCTTGGCCAACCCCTGCTTCGCCAATACATGTGTTATCACTGACGTCAACGTCGTCTTCCCGTGATCCACATGCCCTATCGTCCCCACATTCACATGCGGCTTCGTCCGCTTAAATACTTCTTTACCCATAGACTCCCCTTCCCTAATTAATTCCCAGCCCTATATACCCTATATATTAGTTTTATATTTTATTTTATATGGAGCTGCTGATGGGATTTGAACCCATGGCCTCGTCCTTACCAAGGACGTGCTCCACCACTGAGCTACAGCAGCAAGTACAAGGTAATATGAATCTAACAACCTACCTCAGCACTTCAGTTGCCACCCCTCGCTATACAAATGCAGAAGTCATGTATATTACCATGAAAAAAAATAAATGTCAAACACAAAGTACATTTTTATTTTATTTTTAAGCAGATCAAGCGGGCGATGGGAATCGAACCCACATGACTAGCTTGGAAGGCTAGGGCTCTACCATTGAGCTACGCCCGCAGAAATCAACTTCAATTCCACTAAAAACTGGTGGGTGGAGGAGGATTCGAACCTCCGAAGGCTATGCCAACAGATTTACAGTCTGTCCCCTTTGGCCACTCGGGAATCCACCCTATCTAATTATTCTGTTTCTTAAGCTTTGTCCCTGCAACACATTCTGGAGCTAGCGGTGGGACTCGAACCCACAACCTGCGGTTTACAAAACCGCTGCTCCGCCATTGAGCTACGCTAGCTCAGAAAAAGGATTATGATATCAAAACACACAAATTATTCAAGTAAAATTTACAACTACCTTCAAAAACACGAAAGATACCCTTCGAAATTACGTTTCACCTCGTCAATACTATCCTCTCCAAATTTTTCCAAAAATGCTCTGGCAATTTCAAAGGCGATCATAGATTCACAAACAACAGAAGCAGCTGGAACCGCACAAACGTCCGATCTTTCATAGGTAGCCGTGATTGGCTCCTTTGTCAACAAATCCACAGATCTTAATGGCTTTTTCAATGTCGGAATAGGTTTCATATACGCCCTCGCTATAATCGGTTCCCCATTACTTAGACCACCTTCTATTCCTCCGGCATTGTTTGTCATCCTTTTAAATCCACCTGTTAACGACTTACCCTGTTTTGGCTTTTCATAAAAAATCTCGTCATGCACCTCCGAACCAAATCTGTCGGCTGCAGTACAACCCAAACCTAATTCGACACCCTTGATTGCCTGAACAGACATCAAGGCACAGGCAATCCTTGCGTCCACCCTTAAATCCCATTGCGTATGGTTTCCCAATCCCACAGGCAATCCATACGCAACAACTTCAATAACACCCCCGAGTGAATCCCCTTTTTCTGCCGTTTCTTTAATCTTTTCAATAATTCTTTCCTCAATATCCTGATCGATACAGTATATGGGGCTTTTTTCACGAATTTTTTGTGCGACGTCTATGTCTTTAAGGAGTTTATCTGAATTAATACCCCCGATCCCTTTTACGTAACCAAATACACCGATTCCAAAAAGAGAGAGTAAAATCTTTGCCACAGCACCAACTGCCACCCTGGCAGCAGTCTCTCTTGCACTTGCCCGTTCCAGAATGTTCCGCGCATCTTTTTGGTTATATTTTAGAACACCAGCCAGGTCTGCATGGCCTGGCCTGGGACGAGTAACGGCAGGCAACTCATCAATTTTATAATCACTGTTTTTGATCATTAAACAAATGGGACTACCTAAGGTTATATTTTTCCTAATCCCTGAAAGAATTTCCACGCGGTCTTCCTCAATCTGCATCCTCCCACCCCTGCCTAATCCACCTTGTCTACGCTTCATTTCCTTGTTGATAACTGCTTCGTCAATAAACACCCCCGCCGGAAACCCTTCAATCATCGCGACAAGACATTTCCCGTGAGATTCTCCTGCAGTTTTAAAATATAACATTCCATGTCTCCAAAAATGGCAAATTTATTATTTCATTGCCTAAAAATTTATATATGCTAGAATTCGGGAATTATATATTTAACAATTCAAAATAACAATGCAAAATCTGTCCGATGTATAATCTTTTCATTAGTCTGCGCTATCTGCGTAAGAGAAAGATATCTTTTTTTGCAGTTGCTGGAGTTGCCGTTGGAGTAATGACCTTGATCGTTGTACTTTCCGTAATGAATGGATTTGATCAGGAACTCCGAAGCAGGATTCGAGGTACACTGGCGCATATTATTATTTTAAAAGGCGGCATGTACGGACTCGAAGATTATAAACAAGTCATCGAAAAAGTGAAAACCTTTGAGCATGTAGCAGCCTGTGCACCCTATGTAGAGGGTCCGGCACTTATCAAATTGAGAAATAGAAAGGAATTCGTCTACTTCAAAGGAATTGATCCTGATGCAGAAGCAAGCGTGGGTGATTTTAAGTCATATATTAGCCCGTTCGGAAATCAACCCGAAGATTTACTAAAAACCCACGGAGAAAAAAATACCGCCAGCACATTTGGTGGTTCAGAATTATTCAGGATCGGTCCTGGTGAACCTGAAAAAGACCCGGGGAGTTTCATCCAAAATGGCGAACAAATCGTGCTGGTCACACTGAAAGAATGGGATAAAATTAGTGTGAAGGCATTCATTGTTACGGGAAAATTCAAATCGGGAATGTACGATTTTGATAAAAACTATGTATACATCCCTCTTTCAGTGGCACAGGAGTTAACTGGTTCAAAGGAAAAAGATGCCGTTACCGGGATAAGCGTAAAATTAGATGATTACCGTTACGCCAATCAGGTACGAGACAAACTACAGGCTGCACTGGGCTTTGAATATTATGTACAAACATGGGAAGATGCAAGAAGAACTTTTTTGACAGCCGTAATGATGGAAAGACGCGTAATGGCATTTATACTATTTTTCATCATAGTGGTAGCAGGATTTAATATCCTGGCCATACTCACCATGATTGTCCTTGAAAAATCCAAGGATATCGGCATTCTCAAAGCACTCGGTGCAACCACTCACGGTATTATGTCTATCTTCCTTTTAAATGGATTCCTTATCGGCAGCATTGGTGCAAGCATTGGATCTGCTGCAGGGTTATCAATTGTTTTAAGGATTAATTGGATTGAAAATGCTTTATACCATATGACAGGGTGGAGACCATTCCCACCTGAGGTTTATTATTTTAATCAGATCCCAACGGTAGTAAATCCGATTAGTATCGTATGTACAGCTGCCATTGCCATTGCAAGTAGCGTGATATTTAGTCTCTATCCCGCTTTAAGGGCCGCACGACTCGACCCCGTGGAGACGTTGCGTTATGAATAACTGCTTATACCCTGAATTTAATCAAAACTATTGACAGGTAACAAAATAGCTGATAGCATTACTTCATTCATTCGTTTACCGTTTTATCTTCGTATCAAACCTTACTGGGCATTATGTCTTATAAAAGGGTATGAAATTGTAGCGCCAACCCTTATAGTCAGGATTGGGAGGTGGTAAACACTGTGCTACAGATAGAATTTATATTTTCTCACAAAATATCTCTTTATTGTTTCACTATAGATATTAACCGTGGTAAATTATTACGATATCCTCGAAGTACATCAAGAAGTAAGTGCAGAAGAGATAAAGCGCTCGTTTCGAACGCTTATCAAAAAATATCATCCCGATATCCACAGTCAGAATAAGCTGTGGGCTGAATCAAAGGCCAAGATTATTATACAAGCATACAAGACGCTCTCTGACTCTGTAACGCGCGAGCAATACGACAAAAAACACAAACATCTCTTCCAGGTAAATAGAAAACCAAGACCCACACAAAAAGAAACAACAATAAACGGTGATATTCAAGCACGCATACGTGTTATTTTCTTTGACCTCTTAGAAGGCCATACAAATAATGCTATCGATAATTACGAACGTCTATTAAAAGATTTTGATACTATTGACTTTCTTTCGTACTTAAATTATCGGGATTATATCGACTGTAAATTTTTATTGGCCGAGGCTTATGAAAAACTCAAAAAATACGATATTGCCA
This is a stretch of genomic DNA from Candidatus Brocadia sp.. It encodes these proteins:
- a CDS encoding tetratricopeptide repeat protein, with translation MVNYYDILEVHQEVSAEEIKRSFRTLIKKYHPDIHSQNKLWAESKAKIIIQAYKTLSDSVTREQYDKKHKHLFQVNRKPRPTQKETTINGDIQARIRVIFFDLLEGHTNNAIDNYERLLKDFDTIDFLSYLNYRDYIDCKFLLAEAYEKLKKYDIAIELYEFILERGKGSTNRRHLLHEIKERIRNIYCRNLARYASPEKALSYYEKVLKLNLYKNENAFIYKKMAECFLRMEEYENALKHLNIALSLKPNLQGANKLKTKLKQHIPDFAR